A window of Streptomyces marispadix contains these coding sequences:
- the xylB gene encoding xylulokinase yields MAAPEGPFVIGVDSSTQSAKALVVDAATGEVVARGQAPHTVTPGPGHESDPEEWWQALTAALEQCGPAAQQASAISVGGQQHGLVTLDADGRPVRPALLWNDVRSAPQSDRLIERLGGPAAWADRFGSVPAPAFTVTKWAWLCENEPDSAAATSAVRLPHDYLTGRLTGEGTTDRGDASGTGWWASSTGAYDEEILELIGLSPKLLPRVLAPGEAAGTVRPDLPLPAGALVASGTGDNMAAALGLGLRPGQPVLSLGTSGTVYAVSTRRPTDPTGTVAGFADARGDWLPLACTLNCTLAVDRVAALLSLDREAVEGGGEAVLLPFLDGERTPNLPYASGLLSGLRHDTTPGQVLQAAYDGAVFALLRALDQVLDERDTGAQGAHPSGAPGAGRDTGGEGDAPLLLIGGGAKGTAWRETVRRLSGRPVQVPRAEELVALGAAAQAAGLLLEEDPTAVARRWGTAQGPSYEAVPRDEATSTRVAETLAGADTLLRQR; encoded by the coding sequence ATGGCCGCACCAGAGGGACCGTTCGTCATCGGCGTGGACAGTTCCACGCAGTCAGCAAAGGCGCTGGTCGTGGACGCCGCCACAGGAGAGGTCGTGGCGCGGGGCCAGGCGCCGCACACCGTCACTCCGGGGCCGGGCCACGAGAGCGACCCCGAGGAGTGGTGGCAGGCGCTCACCGCCGCTCTCGAACAGTGCGGCCCGGCCGCACAGCAGGCGTCCGCGATCTCCGTCGGCGGCCAGCAGCACGGCCTCGTCACCCTCGACGCGGACGGACGGCCCGTACGCCCCGCGCTGCTGTGGAACGACGTACGGTCGGCGCCCCAAAGCGACCGTCTCATCGAGCGGTTGGGCGGGCCGGCGGCATGGGCCGACCGCTTCGGCAGCGTCCCGGCACCCGCGTTCACGGTCACCAAGTGGGCCTGGCTGTGCGAGAACGAACCGGATTCCGCCGCCGCCACCTCCGCCGTACGGCTGCCGCACGACTATCTGACGGGGCGGCTGACCGGCGAGGGCACCACCGACCGCGGCGACGCCTCGGGCACCGGATGGTGGGCGAGTTCCACCGGCGCCTACGACGAGGAGATCCTCGAACTCATCGGCTTGTCACCGAAGTTGCTGCCGCGCGTGCTGGCGCCCGGGGAGGCCGCCGGGACCGTGCGCCCCGATCTGCCGCTGCCGGCCGGGGCGCTCGTCGCATCCGGCACAGGGGACAACATGGCGGCGGCGCTGGGGCTGGGCCTTCGCCCTGGACAGCCCGTGCTCAGCCTGGGCACCTCGGGCACCGTGTACGCCGTCTCCACGCGCCGCCCCACCGACCCGACCGGGACGGTCGCCGGTTTCGCCGACGCACGCGGCGACTGGCTGCCGCTGGCCTGCACCCTCAACTGCACCCTCGCCGTGGACCGGGTGGCCGCGCTGCTCTCCCTCGACCGTGAGGCGGTGGAGGGCGGCGGCGAGGCGGTGCTGCTGCCCTTCCTCGACGGCGAGCGCACCCCCAACCTCCCTTACGCGTCGGGCCTGTTGAGCGGGCTGCGGCACGACACCACCCCGGGGCAGGTGCTGCAAGCCGCCTACGACGGCGCTGTCTTCGCCCTGCTGCGGGCGCTCGACCAGGTGCTGGACGAGCGGGACACCGGCGCGCAGGGCGCCCACCCGTCCGGTGCACCCGGGGCTGGACGGGACACCGGCGGCGAAGGAGACGCCCCGCTGCTGCTGATCGGCGGCGGCGCCAAGGGCACCGCCTGGCGCGAGACCGTACGCCGCCTGTCGGGCAGACCCGTGCAGGTCCCGCGCGCCGAGGAGCTGGTGGCGCTGGGCGCCGCGGCGCAGGCGGCGGGACTGCTGCTGGAGGAGGACCCGACGGCGGTGGCACGGCGCTGGGGCACCGCGCAGGGGCCCTCCTACGAGGCGGTGCCACGGGACGAGGCCACCTCGACCCGTGTCGCGGAGACCCTCGCGGGGGCGGATACGCTGCTGCGGCAGCGCTGA
- a CDS encoding M24 family metallopeptidase, which produces MTADLLAPDAGGTGGADRAASVSATASAAAPVLGGAASPVPAAEFAGRIAALRAAMRRRGLAALALASPENVHYLLGLDHLGHFAFTLLVLPRSGPPVLVARRMERRTLREQVPHVRHALYGDGSDPARVAARELERLCPAGSTVGVEEQSMAFPPAVLARIRGRLPGLSWADCSALPARLRRVKSPAEAALVRSAAEVSGVAMRAALDAADVGVSERYVAAQVQRAMTEAGGQQPGFVPLIRSTSRLGQEHVTWREHRIAPGEGLFVELSGCVHRYHAPMSRTVYCADPPPDAHVAADAAFAGLAAARAALVPGALTGAVYAAWSRAVEEATGRRPRRHHCGYLTGAGFPPSWVGGGPVLGIRAGGRTRVRAGMVFHLMSWVEHPAGYVVSDTALVGPSGCELLTGTPFAPPGLLAPAAFPGPAEH; this is translated from the coding sequence ATGACAGCCGATCTCCTGGCTCCCGACGCCGGTGGTACGGGCGGCGCCGACCGTGCCGCATCCGTATCCGCGACCGCCTCCGCCGCGGCGCCCGTCCTCGGCGGCGCCGCATCCCCGGTCCCTGCCGCCGAATTCGCGGGCCGCATCGCCGCGTTGCGTGCCGCGATGCGCCGCCGCGGGCTGGCGGCCCTGGCCCTCGCCAGCCCGGAGAACGTCCACTATCTGCTGGGCCTGGACCACTTGGGCCACTTCGCCTTCACGCTGCTGGTGCTTCCACGGAGCGGCCCGCCGGTGCTCGTGGCGCGCCGCATGGAACGCCGCACGCTGCGCGAGCAGGTCCCGCACGTACGCCACGCGCTCTACGGCGACGGCAGCGACCCCGCACGCGTCGCCGCGCGTGAGCTGGAACGCCTCTGCCCGGCCGGGAGCACCGTAGGCGTCGAGGAGCAGTCCATGGCGTTCCCGCCCGCCGTGCTGGCCCGTATCCGCGGCCGCCTTCCCGGGCTGTCCTGGGCGGACTGCTCCGCGCTTCCCGCGAGGCTGCGCCGCGTCAAGTCGCCCGCCGAGGCGGCTCTTGTACGGAGTGCCGCCGAGGTCTCCGGTGTGGCGATGAGGGCGGCGCTGGACGCCGCCGATGTCGGAGTGAGTGAACGGTACGTCGCAGCGCAGGTCCAGCGCGCGATGACCGAGGCGGGCGGGCAGCAGCCCGGCTTCGTACCGCTGATCCGCTCCACGAGCAGGCTCGGCCAGGAACACGTCACGTGGCGCGAGCATCGGATCGCCCCGGGGGAGGGCCTGTTCGTGGAGCTCTCCGGGTGTGTGCACCGCTACCACGCACCCATGAGCCGCACCGTCTACTGCGCCGACCCGCCGCCGGACGCGCATGTGGCGGCGGACGCCGCGTTCGCCGGGCTGGCGGCAGCACGTGCGGCGCTCGTCCCGGGCGCGCTCACGGGCGCGGTGTACGCGGCATGGTCCCGTGCCGTCGAGGAGGCGACCGGGAGGCGGCCGCGCCGTCACCACTGCGGCTATCTCACCGGCGCCGGGTTCCCGCCGAGCTGGGTCGGCGGCGGGCCGGTGCTGGGAATCCGCGCGGGAGGGCGTACCCGCGTACGCGCCGGAATGGTCTTCCACCTCATGTCCTGGGTCGAACACCCCGCCGGATACGTCGTGTCGGACACCGCGCTCGTCGGCCCGAGCGGCTGCGAACTGCTCACCGGAACGCCCTTCGCCCCGCCCGGACTGCTCGCTCCCGCGGCGTTCCCGGGACCGGCGGAGCACTGA
- a CDS encoding class I SAM-dependent DNA methyltransferase, whose translation MTSSELWTREAADRYDAEETGSSSAAVLGPALAFLAELAGDGRALEFAVGTGRVAVPLRERGVPVAGIELSEHMAAVLRRKVDEDTLPVTVGDMATTVVPGEFTLVYLVYNTITNLLTQDEQVECFRNAARHLAPGGRFVVELGVPPLRFLPPGQLAVPFDVSERHAAFDTFDLVEQTLVSHHFTRDDDGRYRRDLSRHRYAWPAELDLMARIAGLELERRVAEWDGTPFTQDSTKHISVWRKPT comes from the coding sequence GTGACGAGCAGTGAACTGTGGACCCGTGAAGCCGCCGACCGCTACGACGCCGAGGAGACCGGGAGTTCCTCGGCCGCAGTGCTCGGACCGGCTCTCGCCTTCCTCGCCGAACTGGCCGGAGACGGCCGGGCACTGGAGTTCGCCGTCGGAACGGGACGCGTGGCCGTCCCGCTACGGGAGCGTGGCGTGCCGGTAGCGGGCATCGAACTGTCCGAACACATGGCAGCCGTCCTGCGCCGCAAGGTCGACGAGGACACGCTCCCGGTGACCGTCGGCGACATGGCCACCACCGTGGTCCCCGGCGAATTCACCCTGGTCTATCTCGTCTACAACACCATCACGAACCTGCTCACGCAGGACGAGCAGGTCGAGTGCTTCCGCAACGCCGCACGTCATCTGGCACCCGGCGGCCGATTCGTCGTCGAACTGGGCGTGCCGCCACTGCGGTTCCTGCCGCCCGGCCAGCTCGCGGTGCCGTTCGACGTCTCCGAGCGGCATGCCGCCTTCGACACCTTCGACCTCGTGGAGCAGACGCTCGTCTCGCACCACTTCACCCGTGACGACGACGGCCGCTACCGCCGCGACCTCTCACGGCATCGGTACGCCTGGCCGGCGGAGCTCGACCTGATGGCCCGGATCGCCGGACTCGAACTGGAACGACGCGTCGCGGAGTGGGACGGGACACCGTTCACTCAGGACTCCACGAAACACATCTCGGTGTGGCGCAAGCCGACTTGA
- the xylA gene encoding xylose isomerase, with protein sequence MSYEPTPQDKFSFGLWTVGWLGRDPFGEATRTPLDPVEAVHRLAGLGAWGITFHDDDLIPYGTAHSERAAHIARFRKALDGTGMVVPMATTNLFSHPVFKDGAFTANDRDVRRYALRKTMRNIDLAAELGARTYVAWGGREGAESGAAKDVRAALDRMKEAFDLLAEYVTEQGYDMRFAIEPKPNEPRGDILLPTVGHALAFIDRLERPELFGVNPEVGHEQMAGLNYPHGIAQAMWSGKLIHLDLNGQSGIKYDQDLRFGAGDLRAAFWTVDLLESGGYEGPRHFDFKPPRTEDYDGVWASAAGCMRNYLILRERAAAFRADPEVREALRESRLDQLALPTLESGETPARLLADRSAFEDFDADAAAQRGMAFERLDQLAMDHLLGA encoded by the coding sequence ATGAGCTACGAGCCGACGCCGCAGGACAAGTTCAGCTTCGGTCTGTGGACGGTGGGCTGGCTGGGACGCGACCCCTTCGGCGAAGCGACCCGCACCCCGCTCGACCCGGTCGAGGCGGTCCACCGGCTGGCCGGACTCGGCGCCTGGGGCATCACCTTCCACGACGACGACCTCATCCCCTACGGCACGGCGCACTCCGAACGGGCCGCCCACATCGCCCGGTTCCGTAAGGCCCTTGACGGCACCGGCATGGTCGTGCCCATGGCGACGACCAACCTCTTCTCCCATCCGGTCTTCAAGGACGGCGCCTTCACCGCCAACGACCGCGACGTGCGCCGCTACGCCCTGCGCAAGACCATGCGCAACATCGACCTCGCCGCCGAGCTGGGCGCCCGTACCTATGTGGCCTGGGGAGGGCGCGAAGGTGCGGAGTCGGGCGCGGCCAAGGACGTACGCGCCGCGCTGGACCGTATGAAGGAGGCGTTCGACCTCCTCGCCGAATACGTCACCGAGCAGGGCTACGACATGCGCTTCGCCATCGAGCCCAAGCCGAACGAGCCCCGAGGCGACATCCTGCTGCCCACCGTCGGGCACGCCCTCGCCTTCATCGACCGCCTGGAGCGGCCCGAGCTCTTCGGCGTCAACCCCGAGGTGGGCCACGAGCAGATGGCGGGCCTGAACTACCCGCACGGCATCGCCCAGGCCATGTGGTCGGGCAAGCTCATCCACCTCGACCTCAACGGCCAGTCCGGCATCAAGTACGACCAGGACCTGCGCTTCGGCGCCGGCGATCTGCGTGCCGCTTTCTGGACGGTGGACCTGCTGGAGAGCGGCGGCTACGAAGGGCCCCGGCACTTCGACTTCAAGCCGCCCCGCACCGAGGACTACGACGGAGTGTGGGCGTCGGCAGCGGGCTGCATGCGCAACTATCTGATCCTGCGCGAGCGCGCCGCCGCCTTCCGCGCCGATCCCGAGGTGCGGGAGGCGCTGCGCGAGTCGCGGCTCGACCAACTCGCCCTGCCCACGCTGGAGTCGGGCGAGACCCCGGCTCGACTGCTCGCGGACCGCTCCGCGTTCGAGGACTTCGACGCGGACGCGGCGGCACAGCGCGGCATGGCCTTCGAACGTCTCGACCAGCTCGCCATGGACCACCTGCTGGGGGCCTGA
- a CDS encoding acetylxylan esterase — translation MPLTDMPLEQLREYRPALPEPEDFDDFWARTVEGAREAASAGAGAEFPLVADSPLRTVDVHDVRFPGWGGQPVAAWLLLPRGADGPLPAVVNYIGYSGGRGLHTDHLLWSAAGYAHLVVDSRGQGHATPDPDPVPGPQYVGGFMTRGIDGPEHHYYRRLITDAVRAVDAVRDHPAVDPGRVVVTGHSQGGGLALAVAALAGTRVAAALVDVPFLCHIRRGAQLATAGPYPEIAHYLGVHNRDDTERVFSTLDYFDGLHFARRAGSPALFSVALMDPVCPPSTGFAAYNHYAHPDKDVVVWQFGDHGGGRGSQTHRQLRWLASHGLGPDGADVRDGADGTDGADAEPTGKAG, via the coding sequence ATGCCGCTGACCGACATGCCGCTGGAGCAGCTACGCGAGTACCGGCCCGCGCTCCCGGAACCGGAGGACTTCGACGACTTCTGGGCCAGGACGGTCGAGGGGGCACGCGAAGCGGCATCTGCGGGAGCGGGGGCCGAGTTCCCGCTGGTGGCGGACTCCCCGCTGCGCACCGTGGACGTGCACGACGTGCGCTTCCCCGGCTGGGGCGGCCAGCCGGTCGCGGCATGGCTGCTGCTGCCGCGCGGCGCGGACGGGCCGCTGCCCGCCGTCGTCAACTACATCGGCTACAGCGGCGGCAGAGGGCTGCACACCGATCATCTGCTGTGGAGCGCGGCAGGCTACGCGCATCTCGTGGTCGACAGCCGCGGCCAGGGCCATGCCACGCCCGACCCCGATCCGGTGCCCGGACCCCAGTACGTGGGCGGCTTCATGACCCGCGGCATCGACGGCCCGGAGCACCACTACTACCGGCGTCTGATCACCGACGCCGTACGGGCCGTCGACGCCGTGCGCGACCACCCGGCGGTCGACCCCGGGAGGGTCGTCGTCACCGGCCACAGCCAGGGCGGCGGACTGGCGCTGGCGGTCGCCGCTCTGGCTGGTACGAGGGTCGCGGCGGCCCTCGTGGACGTGCCCTTCCTGTGCCACATCCGGCGCGGCGCCCAGCTCGCAACTGCCGGTCCGTACCCGGAGATCGCGCACTATCTCGGCGTCCACAACCGCGACGACACCGAGCGTGTCTTCTCCACGCTCGACTACTTCGACGGGCTGCACTTCGCCCGGCGGGCCGGCTCGCCCGCGCTCTTCAGCGTCGCGCTGATGGACCCCGTCTGCCCTCCGTCCACCGGATTCGCCGCGTACAACCACTACGCACATCCCGACAAGGACGTCGTCGTCTGGCAGTTCGGCGACCACGGCGGTGGACGGGGGTCGCAGACGCACCGGCAGCTTCGCTGGCTGGCGTCGCACGGGCTCGGGCCCGACGGAGCCGACGTTCGCGACGGTGCCGATGGGACGGACGGTGCGGACGCGGAACCTACGGGGAAGGCGGGCTGA
- a CDS encoding mandelate racemase/muconate lactonizing enzyme family protein: MRITRVRATPVAIPYRTDEVWAFGRRRGLVALLVEVDTDEGLTGLGEAAAYPSADAVLGALRAMEPLVVGSDPLRIEQLVQRIDVVGTYHHTGSSSPAAAALETACWDLLGKSCGMPVVSLLGGRFRDRVEFFHYVAAGDPAEVRAEGARAAGAGARVCYLKVGSDDLDADLARLAALREGAGADMGIRVDANEAWSAGAAVRAVTAMEEYGLELVEQPVSGRNLPEMAYVRSRIHTPLLANEASWTRSDQFAVLREGAADVVSADQQMDGGLLNLKRSAGICAAAGVPVVKHSLGELGVAVAAAVHVIASTPGFRFANQGYGALLTDDIVTGGFAGPLENYDEGCLQVPDGPGLGVELDHEKVGRYAELYREAGDGFSFHDPLALSRAPALPKR; the protein is encoded by the coding sequence ATGCGCATCACCCGTGTCCGCGCCACGCCCGTCGCCATCCCCTACCGCACCGACGAGGTCTGGGCGTTCGGGCGCCGTCGCGGCCTGGTCGCCCTGCTCGTCGAGGTCGACACCGACGAGGGACTGACCGGTCTGGGCGAGGCCGCGGCCTATCCGTCGGCGGACGCCGTGCTCGGCGCGCTGCGCGCCATGGAGCCGCTGGTCGTCGGCTCGGACCCGCTGCGCATCGAGCAACTCGTCCAGCGCATCGACGTCGTGGGCACCTACCACCACACCGGCTCCTCCAGCCCCGCCGCGGCGGCGCTGGAGACCGCGTGCTGGGACCTGCTGGGCAAGTCGTGCGGCATGCCCGTGGTGAGTCTCCTGGGCGGCCGGTTCCGCGACCGGGTGGAGTTCTTCCACTACGTCGCGGCCGGAGACCCGGCCGAGGTGCGCGCGGAGGGGGCACGGGCCGCCGGTGCGGGTGCCCGCGTGTGCTATCTCAAGGTGGGCTCGGACGACTTGGACGCCGATCTCGCGAGGCTCGCCGCGCTCCGCGAGGGCGCGGGGGCGGACATGGGCATCCGCGTCGATGCCAACGAGGCGTGGTCGGCGGGCGCGGCCGTACGGGCAGTGACGGCGATGGAGGAGTACGGGCTGGAACTCGTCGAGCAGCCGGTGTCCGGACGCAACCTGCCCGAGATGGCGTACGTACGCTCCCGCATCCACACTCCCCTTCTTGCCAACGAGGCGTCGTGGACGCGCTCCGACCAGTTCGCGGTGCTGCGCGAGGGCGCCGCGGACGTCGTCTCCGCCGACCAGCAGATGGACGGCGGCCTGCTCAACCTCAAACGCTCTGCCGGGATCTGCGCGGCGGCCGGAGTGCCCGTCGTCAAGCACTCCCTCGGCGAACTGGGGGTCGCCGTGGCGGCAGCCGTGCACGTCATCGCCTCCACCCCCGGCTTCCGCTTCGCGAACCAGGGTTACGGGGCGCTGCTGACCGACGACATCGTGACGGGCGGCTTCGCGGGACCGCTGGAGAACTACGACGAAGGCTGCCTCCAAGTGCCGGACGGACCGGGACTCGGAGTGGAGCTGGACCACGAAAAGGTAGGCCGGTACGCCGAGTTGTACCGGGAGGCAGGCGACGGCTTCTCCTTCCACGACCCGCTCGCGCTCAGCCGGGCACCCGCGCTCCCCAAGCGGTAG
- a CDS encoding ROK family transcriptional regulator, with product MAVVPPNSQQEMRRRNLSRVLYAVAGAGPVSRASIAGRIGLTRASVSTLVEELLRAGFLVELGPGRSGGVGRPGNALALTGLGPCGLGAEIGVDHLTVCAVDLGGRVRARIGDETPNGEAGPDSVLRRLSSLVDRVTTEAGAAGLRPAGLAVAVPGLVTRSSANVVRAPNLGWYDTDLGARLGGPGASLPLTVENEANFAALAELWLAGEGSARRDFIHVSAEVGIGAGVVIDGELLRGTRGFAGELGHVPVQPDGPRCACGGSGCLEQYAGEAALLRAAGIAVRGAGGRTAALARLRARASDGDEAALRALRRAGRALGIALAGAANLLDPRAVLLGGALTGLAPWLLPALEGELRQRTTTPGNVPEVAVSAVGSDAPSLGAAHSVVRTVLNDPLPYAVAH from the coding sequence ATGGCAGTCGTCCCGCCCAACTCGCAGCAGGAGATGCGCCGGCGGAATCTCTCCCGTGTGCTGTACGCGGTCGCGGGGGCCGGTCCCGTCTCGCGGGCCTCGATCGCCGGGCGGATCGGGCTGACGCGTGCGTCCGTCTCCACGCTCGTGGAGGAGCTGCTGCGTGCCGGGTTCCTCGTCGAGCTGGGCCCGGGGCGCTCCGGCGGCGTCGGACGGCCCGGCAACGCCCTGGCGCTGACCGGACTGGGCCCGTGCGGGCTTGGCGCGGAGATCGGCGTCGACCATCTCACGGTGTGCGCCGTCGACCTCGGCGGCCGGGTACGAGCCCGCATCGGGGACGAGACCCCGAACGGTGAAGCAGGCCCCGACTCCGTGCTGCGGCGCCTGAGTTCGCTCGTGGACCGCGTCACCACCGAGGCGGGCGCGGCGGGGCTGCGCCCGGCGGGACTGGCCGTCGCCGTGCCCGGACTCGTCACCCGCTCCTCCGCCAATGTGGTGCGGGCTCCGAACCTCGGCTGGTACGACACGGACCTCGGCGCACGGCTCGGCGGGCCCGGCGCGTCCCTGCCGCTGACGGTGGAGAACGAGGCCAACTTCGCCGCCCTGGCCGAGCTTTGGCTGGCCGGGGAGGGCTCCGCCCGGCGTGACTTCATCCATGTCTCCGCCGAGGTCGGCATCGGTGCGGGGGTCGTCATCGACGGTGAACTCCTGCGCGGCACGCGGGGGTTCGCCGGTGAACTCGGCCATGTGCCGGTGCAGCCCGACGGTCCCCGCTGTGCGTGCGGGGGCTCCGGATGCCTCGAACAGTACGCGGGCGAGGCGGCGTTGCTGCGTGCGGCCGGCATCGCCGTACGCGGCGCGGGCGGGCGCACCGCGGCCCTGGCGCGGCTGCGGGCCCGCGCGTCCGACGGCGACGAGGCAGCGCTGCGTGCACTGCGCCGGGCGGGCAGGGCACTGGGCATCGCGCTGGCGGGGGCGGCGAATCTCCTCGATCCGCGTGCGGTGCTGCTCGGCGGTGCGCTGACCGGCCTGGCGCCGTGGCTTCTGCCCGCTCTGGAAGGGGAGTTGCGGCAGCGTACGACAACGCCCGGCAACGTCCCGGAGGTTGCGGTCTCCGCGGTCGGGAGCGACGCCCCGTCGCTGGGCGCGGCTCATTCGGTCGTACGGACGGTGCTGAACGACCCGCTTCCGTATGCGGTGGCGCACTGA
- a CDS encoding bestrophin-like domain has protein sequence MPEWLVLVLAILVACAAVVGFVVLRERRTDGGDPSETPDVIEYMTMMTGVVYAIVLGLAIAGVWEARNVADAAATEEAQALHEIHERVSVAPEGPRERIRSDVAAYVDHTVRTEYPYMVKHGELTRRGGELLTELRKDSLAWQPRTPREEQTYSAVADRVAAVDAARTGRGDSAQPTLPGVVWIGLFAGAVVSIGMLFALQIQRSRRELLLAGLFTALIAFLLFLVRHFDEPFARGLSDPAGAFTALFPHAGGGG, from the coding sequence GTGCCCGAATGGCTGGTCCTCGTCCTTGCGATCCTCGTCGCCTGCGCGGCCGTCGTAGGCTTCGTCGTCCTGAGAGAGCGGCGTACGGACGGCGGCGACCCCTCGGAGACTCCGGACGTCATCGAGTACATGACGATGATGACCGGGGTGGTGTACGCGATCGTGCTGGGCCTGGCCATCGCGGGCGTCTGGGAGGCACGCAACGTCGCCGACGCGGCGGCCACGGAGGAGGCGCAGGCCCTCCACGAGATCCATGAACGGGTGAGCGTCGCACCGGAGGGCCCGCGCGAGCGGATCAGGTCGGACGTCGCCGCCTATGTGGACCACACGGTCCGCACGGAGTACCCGTACATGGTGAAGCACGGCGAACTCACCCGGCGCGGCGGCGAGTTGCTGACCGAACTGCGCAAGGACTCGCTGGCGTGGCAGCCGCGCACCCCGCGTGAGGAGCAGACGTACTCCGCTGTCGCCGACCGGGTCGCGGCGGTCGACGCGGCACGCACCGGGCGTGGCGACAGCGCACAGCCGACCCTTCCGGGCGTCGTCTGGATCGGGCTGTTCGCCGGTGCGGTGGTGTCGATCGGGATGCTCTTCGCGCTCCAGATCCAGCGTTCCCGCAGGGAGTTGCTGCTCGCCGGGCTGTTCACGGCGCTGATCGCGTTCCTGCTCTTCCTCGTACGGCATTTCGACGAGCCGTTCGCCCGGGGGCTCTCCGATCCGGCCGGGGCCTTCACGGCGCTCTTCCCTCATGCGGGCGGCGGCGGTTGA
- a CDS encoding lipase maturation factor family protein, with protein MDWFAASDYWLSRLVLQRALAVVYLVAFLSAASQFRALIGTRGLTPVPRFVRRVPFRASPSLFQWRYSDRLFSCVSWGGAALSAAVAAGAADAVPLWASMAMWALLWLAYLSIVNVGQLWYSFGWESLLLEAGFLAIFLGNARTAPPVLVLWLLRWLAFRLEFGAGLIKWRGDRCWRELTCLDYHHETQPMPGPLSWFFHRLPKPLHRVEVAANHVAQLVVPFGLLLPQPVATYAAAVVIVTQLWLVLSGNFSWLNWLTIVIALAAVDSSAFAGAPPPVADPPLWYVVVVCAVTALVLVLSQWPVRNMISRGQQMNASFNSLHLVNTYGAFGSVTRVRHEIVVEGTDEEEPGEDTVWREYEFRGKPGDVSRMPRQFAPYHLRLDWQMWFAALSPAYAAGWFEPFVARLLEGDRDTLRLLRHDPFPGEPPRHVRALLYRYRFTTRQERRETGDWWHRTLVREFMPPVRAASGSHGQSGAGERREES; from the coding sequence ATGGACTGGTTCGCGGCTTCCGACTACTGGCTGAGCCGGCTCGTGCTTCAAAGGGCACTGGCCGTCGTCTATCTGGTCGCCTTCCTCTCGGCGGCCTCGCAGTTCCGTGCGCTGATCGGGACGCGGGGGCTGACGCCGGTGCCGCGGTTCGTGCGGCGGGTGCCCTTCCGTGCGTCGCCGAGCCTGTTCCAGTGGCGCTACTCCGACCGGCTGTTCTCGTGTGTGAGCTGGGGCGGTGCGGCCCTTTCGGCGGCGGTCGCGGCGGGCGCGGCCGACGCCGTGCCGCTGTGGGCGTCGATGGCGATGTGGGCGCTGCTGTGGCTGGCGTATCTGTCGATCGTCAACGTGGGTCAGCTCTGGTACAGCTTCGGATGGGAGTCGCTGCTGCTGGAGGCGGGTTTCCTCGCCATCTTCCTCGGCAACGCGCGTACGGCGCCGCCGGTGCTCGTGCTGTGGCTGCTGCGGTGGCTGGCGTTCCGGCTGGAGTTCGGGGCGGGACTGATCAAGTGGCGTGGCGACCGCTGCTGGCGCGAACTGACGTGCCTCGACTACCACCACGAGACACAGCCGATGCCAGGCCCACTGAGCTGGTTCTTCCACCGGCTGCCGAAGCCGCTGCACCGGGTGGAGGTCGCGGCCAACCACGTCGCTCAACTGGTCGTGCCTTTCGGACTGTTGCTGCCTCAGCCGGTCGCCACTTACGCCGCCGCCGTCGTCATCGTCACCCAGTTGTGGCTCGTGCTGTCGGGCAACTTCTCCTGGCTGAACTGGCTGACGATCGTCATCGCCCTCGCGGCGGTGGACAGTTCGGCCTTCGCCGGGGCGCCGCCGCCCGTTGCGGACCCGCCGCTTTGGTACGTGGTGGTGGTGTGCGCGGTGACGGCCCTGGTACTGGTGCTGAGCCAGTGGCCCGTACGCAACATGATCAGCCGGGGCCAGCAGATGAACGCGTCGTTCAACTCCCTTCATCTGGTGAACACTTACGGAGCCTTCGGCAGCGTCACCCGGGTACGGCACGAGATCGTCGTCGAGGGCACGGACGAGGAGGAGCCCGGCGAGGACACGGTCTGGCGGGAGTACGAGTTCCGCGGCAAGCCCGGCGACGTGAGCCGTATGCCGCGGCAGTTCGCCCCATACCATCTGCGGCTGGACTGGCAGATGTGGTTCGCGGCGCTCTCCCCCGCCTATGCGGCCGGATGGTTCGAGCCGTTCGTCGCGCGGCTGCTGGAGGGCGACCGGGACACGCTGCGGCTGCTGCGGCACGACCCCTTCCCCGGTGAACCGCCCCGGCACGTAAGGGCGTTGCTGTACCGCTACCGGTTCACGACCCGCCAGGAGCGGCGGGAGACCGGCGACTGGTGGCACCGCACGCTGGTGCGGGAATTCATGCCGCCGGTTCGGGCGGCGTCGGGCAGCCATGGACAGTCCGGGGCCGGGGAACGGCGGGAGGAGTCCTAG